TGAGGAGTTTATTGCGGCGTGCGAGATGGACGCTCGAGGGCGCAAAGGCCTGGAGCAGCGAAGTTATCCACAGGCGGATTATTTGCGCGGTGCGGCGACTGCAGCGCGAAGCGTGGCGGTTCAGCCGTTGCTGGAGAAGGGATTCAAGGGGCCGGAATTGGGCGAGGCGATCAAGCGCGAGCGGCTCAAGGCGCTGAAGGCCTACAAAGAAAAAGCATAAGCAAGGGCAAAAGATCGCAGCCTGCGGCAACTCCTACAGAGATCGGCGTAGAAGTTGCCGCAGGCTGCGATCTTTTGCTTTACAGCATATCGGAAGGGGTCAACTGCTCACCGCGCCACTCAAAAGCCACCGGCGCCAACACCTGATCGATCCGCGCCTCGCTCCACAAGGTCGCAAAGCTTTTGCCTACACCCGGATGCACTCTGTCCGGCGCAATCAGCGACAACGGCCACAGCACGAAGGCGTTTTTCAGAATCTCTGCCCGCGGCAACACCAACCCATCGAAATTGCCCACCAGATCGCCGAACAGCAGCACGTCGATATCCAGCGGCAAGCCCTTGCGGTCCGGCGCGTAACGGCCGTTATCCGCCTCGATGAATTTCAGCCGTCGATCCAGCTCCATCAACGGTAGATCGGTATAGGCCGAGACCACAAAGTTGAAAAACGGCCCGCTCTTGATCCCCACCGGCTGGCTTTCGAACACCGCCGAGCAGCGCATATCCACCAGGAAACCCGCCAGGGCGTCCAGGCCAGCCTGCAAATGGGATTCGCGCTCGATATTGCTACCGAGCCCGAGGTACACCTGAGTCAGCGACATCCGCGCTCGATCTCCACACCCACGCCCTTGGCCGCCGGAACGGCACCTGGCTTGGTCAGCTTGAGGTGCATCCAGGTGATCTTGAACTCACTCATCAGCACTTCTGTCAGACGCTCGGCAAACGTCTCGACCAGCTGGAACTGCGCCTGCTCGGCAAAAGCCTGGATGCGTGACGAAACGCTCGCGTAGTCAAGCGCCAGGGTCAGGTCATCACCAGCAGCGGCCGGACGATTGTCCCAGGCGAAGCTCAGATCAAGTCGCAGACACTGTCGGATGCCTCGTTCCCAGTCGTAGGCACCAATCACGGTGTCGACTTCCAGGCCCTCGATAAACACTCTGTCCAAGCACTTCTCTCCGCTGCACGACAAGGGCGCAATGCGCCGTTAGAATCAGGGCGTCCTCGCCCGGAATAGTTAGCATGTTTTGGTCACTGGCGATTTTCGCCTACCTGCTCGGCTCTCTGTCCTTCGCCATTTTGCTCAGCCGCCTGACCGGTAACCCCGATCCGCGAATGAGTGGCTCGGGCAATGCCGGTGCCACCAATATGTTTCGTCTGGCCGGCAAAAAACTCGCCATCCTGACCTTGCTCGGCGACCTCTGCAAAGGCCTGCTGCCAGTGCTGGTCGCAGGTGCAATGGGCCTTTCACTGCAGGAACAGGCCTGGATCGGCGTCTTCGCCGTCATCGGTCACCTGTTTCCACTGTACTTCCGCTTTCGCGGCGGCAAGGGTGTCGCCACCGCGGCCGGCATGCTGCTGGGGCTCTATCCACCCGCTGCGCTGCTGGCGGTCTGTGCCTGGCTGTTGACGTTCTACCTGACCCGCACCAGCTCACTCGCCGCCCTGATTGCCACACCCCTGACCCTGCCGCTGCTCGCCTGGCAAGAACCGGCGGCACTGCTGCCTATGAGCGCACTCACGGGGCTGATCGTCTGGCGTCATCGCGGCAATCTACGCGACCTGTTTGCCGGGCGCGAACGGCATTTTTAAATACCGCACGTGAGCGCCACTCATCACAGCGCCGACAACTGCTCCATCGGCCAGCGCGCCTGCACGCTGATTGCCAGGCTTTCGTGCTGACCGGCCCGCAAGCGCTGGCAGCCGGCAAACGCAATCATCGCACCGTTGTCGGTGCAGAACTCCGGACGGGCATAAAACACATCGCCCCTCATGTCGCCGAGCATTTTTTCCAGTGACGTACGCAACGCCTTGTTGGCGCTGACGCCGCCAGCGATCACCAGACGCTTCATGCCAGCCTGTTTCAGGGCACGCTTGCACTTGATGGTCAAAGTCTCCACCACGGCCTGCTGGAACGCCAGCGAGATGTCGCAACGGGCTTGCTCGCCGTCGTCCCCGGCGCTGACGCATTGCTGCCAGGTGTTCAAGGCGAAGGTTTTCAAACCGCTGAAGCTAAACGCCAGGCCCGGGCGATCACACATCGGACGCGGGAAGACGAAACGTCCGTCAACGCCTTGCGCCGCCAGACGAGCGATCTCCGGACCGCCCGGGTAATTGAGGCCCATCATTTTTGCAGTTTTGTCGAACGCTTCACCGGCGGCATCGTCGAGGGTCTCGCCCAAGAGCGTGTACTGACCGATCCCATCGACCTGAACCAGCTGCGTATGACCGCCCGAGACCAACAAAGCGACGAACGGGAACTCCGGTGGCTGCGGCTCCAGCATCGGCGCCAGCAAGTGACCTTCCATGTGGTGCACGCCCAGTGCCGGGATACCCCAGGCAAAAGCCAGCGCCTGCGCGCAGGAAGCCCCTACCAGCAGGGCTCCGACCAGGCCGGGGCCGGCGGTATAAGCGATGGCGTCGATCTCGGTCGGCACGCAGTCGGCCTCCGCCAGCACCTGACGGATCAAGGGCAGCATGCGTTTGACGTGATCGCGCGAAGCCAGCTCCGGCACAACGCCGCCATAAGCGCGATGCAGGTCGATCTGACTGAACAGCGCATCGGCCAACAACCCGCGTTCACTGTCGTAAAGTGCGACACCGGTTTCGTCGCAAGAGGTTTCTAATCCCAGTACTAGCATGGGTTTGCGCCTTGTAGAGGCTGAATTCGAAGGCGCGCATAATAGTCGTCGCGTGATGCCCCGACCAGCGGTTTTCGATCAGAGGCTTTGCATTCCGAGCGATGAGGGGTTAACATCCGCAACCCTTAAAAACCGACGTCTTCAAGTGCTCTTTTGCCGCGAGGATGTTGACCCCGGTAATGAATGAAGGTAGCTCTGGATGCCAGCCGTCAAAGTTAAAGAGAACGAACCCTTCGACGTAGCTCTGCGTCGTTTCAAGCGCTCCTGCGAAAAAGCCGGTGTACTGGCTGAAGTTCGTAGCCGCGAATTTTACGAGAAGCCTACTTCTGAGCGTAAGCGCAAAGCAGCAGCCGCTGTTAAGCGTCACGCCAAGAAAGTACAGCGCGAACAGCGCCGCGCCGTTCGTCTGTACTAATACACAGACGATCGTAGCAAGCTTCTGCCAAGCCCGGCCCTCAGCCGGGCTAATGGCATTTGCGGACAACGCTTGATGCTTCACCGTCAAAGCCGCAGACGCGACCGAGACAAACCTGCTTCACAGCGTCAGACCTGGCTCTTTTGCCAGCGGTGCACGTCTTTTCTGACGAGCCTTTCAAGGCTACTGACGAGCACACCCACTGATTCCTCTCACGACGATCAGCCCAAGGCACCTTCTTGCGTGCCCGCTTATTGAGCTATCCGAGGCCATAGATTGGCCGTCGCCGGACTCAGCGAAACACTTTCGAATAGTCGAATGCTGATTGGTACTAACGTCAGTGGATTTTCGGCAGATACACTTCCCGACAGCGATTACGCAGACGACACCGGTCGAGCCGCACACCCTGCGCGCCTCAAACAACGACCTGCGTTCGGCCGCACTTCGTTTCGGGTCCATTTCAGCGCAGATGACGAGAACGCCATGGCCGGGCTAATTCCCCAGAGCTTCATTGACGACCTTCTGAACCGCACCGACATCGTCGATGTGGTCAGCTCGCGCCTGCAAATGAAAAAGGCCGGCAAGAACTACACTGCCTGCTGCCCGTTTCACAAAGAGAAAACCCCCTCCTTCAGCGTCAGCCCCGACAAACAGTTCTATTACTGCTTCGGTTGCGGCGCTGGCGGTAACGCCCTCGGCTTCATCATGGACCACGACAACCTGGACTTCCCCCAGGCAGTCGAAGAACTGGCCAAAGCCGCCGGCATGGAAATCCCCCGCGAAGAAAGCGGCCGACCGCACAAACCGCGGCAGCCCACCGATTCGCCGCTGTATCCGCTGCTCACCGCTGCCGCCGATTTTTACCGCCAGGCCCTGAAAAGCCATCCGGCGCGCAAAGCGGCCGTGGATTACTTGAAAGGTCGTGGATTGACCGGCGAAATTGCTCGGGATTTCGGCCTCGGATTCGCTCCGCCCGGCTGGGATAATCTGTTCAAGCATCTGAGCAGCGACACCCTGCAGCAAAAGGCCATGATCGATGCCGGCCTGCTGGTGGAGAACGCCGAAACCGGCAAGCGCTATGACCGCTTCCGCGATCGCGTGATGTTCCCGATCCGTGACAGTCGCGGGCGCATCATCGCCTTCGGCGGCCGGGTACTGGGCGACGACAAGCCGAAATACCTGAACTCACCGGAAACCCCGGTTTTCCATAAGGGCCAGGAACTCTATGGCCTTTACGAAGCGCGCAAGAACAACCGCAACCTCGACGAAATCATCGTCGTCGAAGGCTACATGGACGTCATCGCCCTCGCCCAGCAAGGCCTGCGCAATGCTGTGGCAACCCTGGGCACCGCCACCAGCGAAGAGCACTTGAAGCGACTGTTTCGCGTCGTACCCAACGTACTGTTCTGCTTCGACGGCGACCAGGCCGGCCGCAACGCTGCCTGGCGTGCACTGGAAGCGACGTTGCCGAGCCTGCAGGACGGACGGCGTGCACGCTTTCTATTCCTGCCCGAAGGCGAAGACCCGGACACACTGGTCCGCTCCGAAGGCACTGACGCCTTCCGCGCGCGGATCAATCAGCATGCACAGCCATTGGCCGATTATTTTTTCCAACAGCTGACCGAGGAATCGGACCCGCGCTCGCTTGAAGGCAAGGCCCACATGGCTACCCTCGCCGCGCCACTGATCGACAAGGTTCCGGGCGCCAACCTACGCATTCTGATGCGCCAGCGCCTGACCGAAATTACCGGGCTCAGCGGCGAAGCCGTGAGTCAACTGGTGCAAAGCGCACCTCAGGAAGCACCACCGGCTTACGACCCGGGCATTGATTACGACGCCATGCCCGATTACAGCGACTACCATCAGCCGCAGGTGCAAGAGATGTATGTGCCGCAGCAGGAGTGGACGCCGAAAAAAACCGGCGCAGGCGGCAAGAAATGGGACAAAAAGCCGTGGGACAAGAACGGCAAACGTGGCGGCGATCGCGATCAACCGCGCGCGCCACGGGTACCGGCTGCTGTGGAGCCACCCACCCTGGCCGCCTTGCGCACGTTGCTGCATCACCCGCAATTGGCCGAAAAAGTCGAGGATGCCGGGCACTTTGCGGCCGAAGACCACACTAACACGCAACTGCTGGTCGCCCTGCTCGAAGCCGTACAGAAGAATCCCAAGCTAAACTCATTTCAACTGATTGCGCGTTGGCACGGCACTGAACAGGGCCGACTGCTGAAAGCGCTGGCAGAAAAGGAATGGCTGATTGATGGAGATAACCTTGAACAACAGTTTTTCGACACCATTACTAGCTTGTCAGCCCGCCAACGCGAGCGAAATCTGGAACAACTTCTTCGAAAAGCGCGTCAAAGTGAGTTGAGTGCCGAAGAGAAAAATCAACTGCGCGACCTTTTAAGCCGCAATGTTTGCGCATCAAACCCGACCTCAACTGGCGCGTGAGGTCATAGCTCAGGTATAATCCTCGGCTTGTTTTTTGCCCGCCAAGACCTTCAGTGGATAGGGTGTTATGTCCGGAAAAGCGCAACAGCAGTCTCGTATCAAAGAGTTGATCACACTTGGTCGTGAGCAGGGCTACCTGACTTACGCGGAGGTCAACGACCACCTGCCGGAGGATATTTCAGATCCGGAACAGGTGGAAGACATCATCCGCATGATCAATGACATGGGGATCAACGTATTCGAGGTTGCGCCAGATAAGGATTCCCTTATGCTGGCCGACGCCGATACCGACGAAGCCGCGGCCGAAGAGGCAGCAGCAGCGTTGGCAGCGGTCGAGACCGACATTGGTCGCACCACCGACCCAGTGCGCATGTACATGCGTGAAATGGGTACGGTAGAGCTCCTCACACGTGAAGGCGAAATCGAAATCGCCAAGCGTATTGAAGAGGGCATCCGCGAAGTGATGGGCGCAATCGCGCACTTCCCTGGCACGGTTGACCATATTCTCTCCGAGTACACTCGCGTCACCACCGAAGGTGGCCGCCTGTCCGACGTCCTGAGCGGTTATATCGACCCGGACGACGGCATTGCGCCGCCTGCAGCCGAAGTGCCACCGCCTGTCGACCCGAAAGCCGTGAAAGCGGACGACGACACCGACGACGATGACGCCGAAGCAAGCGATGACGAAGAAGAAGCCGAAAGCGGTCCGGATCCGGTCATCGCCGCACAGCGTTTTGGCGCTGTCGCCGATCAGATGGAAATCACCCGCAAGGCGCTGAAAAAGCACGGTCGCTACAACAAGGCTGCGATTGCCGAGCTGTTGGCCCTGGCTGAGCTGTTCATGCCGATCAAACTGGTGCCGAAGCAATTCGAAGGCCTGGTCGAGCGTGTTCGCAGTGCCCTGGATCGTCTGCGTCAGCAAGAGCGCGCGATCATGCAATTGTGCGTTCGTGATGCCCGCATGCCGCGTGCCGACTTCCTGCGCCAGTTCCCGGGCAATGAAGTCGACGAAAGCTGGAGCGATGCACTGGCCAAAGGCAAAAGCAAATACGCTGAAGCCATTGGTCGCCTGCAACCGGACATCATTCGTTGCCAGCAGAAGCTGACCGCGCTGGAAACCGAAACCGGTTTGACGATTGCCGAGATCAAGGACATCAACCGTCGCATGTCGATCGGTGAGGCCAAGGCCCGCCGCGCGAAGAAAGAGATGGTCGAAGCGAACTTGCGTCTGGTGATCTCCATCGCCAAGAAGTACACCAACCGTGGCCTGCAGTTCCTCGATCTGATCCAGGAAGGCAACATTGGCTTGATGAAAGCGGTAGACAAGTTCGAATACCGCCGCGGCTACAAATTCTCGACTTATGCCACCTGGTGGATCCGTCAGGCGATCACTCGCTCGATCGCCGACCAGGCCCGCACCATCCGTATTCCGGTGCACATGATCGAGACGATCAACAAGCTCAACCGTATTTCCCGGCAGATGTTGCAGGAAATGGGTCGCGAACCGACCCCGGAAGAGCTGGGCGAACGCATGGAAATGCCTGAGGACAAGATCCGCAAGGTATTGAAGATCGCTAAAGAGCCGATCTCCATGGAAACCCCGATCGGTGATGACGAAGACTCCCATCTGGGTGACTTCATCGAAGACTCGACCATGCAGTCGCCAATCGATGTCGCCACCGTTGAGAGCCTTAAAGAAGCGACACGCGAAGTCCTGTCCGGCCTCACTGCCCGTGAAGCCAAGGTTTTGCGCATGCGTTTCGGTATCGACATGAATACCGACCACACCCTCGAGGAGGTTGGTAAGCAGTTCGACGTGACCCGTGAACGGATTCGTCAGATCGAAGCCAAGGCGCTGCGCAAGCTGCGCCACCCGACGAGAAGCGAGCATTTGCGCTCCTTCCTCGACGAGTGATCACAGAACCCCCGGCCCAGGCCGGGGGTTTTGCTTTATGCAGATTAAATGCCCCGCACGTCCCACCCGCCGAATAGCCCGTCTACACTCGAAGCATTCCCCCAAAGCCATAACGAGACCGTTATGCCCAGATGGTCGACCGTGCTTTTTTTGCTGTCGCTGATGACCTGGACCGCAACGGCTGGCGCGCTGACTCTGACCGACGAAGAACGTAGCTGGCTGGCGGCTCACCCGGAATTGCGCCTGGGCGTCGATGCCTCCTGGCCGCCGTTTGAGTTTCGCGACGATCATGGGCGTTATCAGGGCCTGGCAGCGGACTATATCAACGTCATCCGGCAACGGCTGGCCATCAAACTCACGCCCATCGAACCGGTCAGCTGGACTGAAGTGCTGCAGCAGGCCAAACAAGGCAAGCTAGACATCTTGCCGGGCATCATGTCGACCCCCGAGCGCCAGACCTATCTGTCGTTCACCCGCCCCTACCTCGATTTTCCGATTGTCATTCTGGCCCACGTCGGAGGCCCCCAACCGCGCAAACTCAAAGATCTGTACGGGCTGAAGATCGCCGTGGTGGAAAACTACGCTCCCCATGAACTGTTGCGCACTCAGCATCCCGACTTGAATCTGGTGGCAATGCCCAATGTCAGCTCGGCGCTGCAGGCACTTGCCACCGATGCGGTGGACGCCGTCGTGGGCGATCTTGCCTCCAGCGTCTGGAGCCTGCGCCAGCTCAAGCTCGAAGGGCTCTACGTCAGCGGTGAAACGCCCTACCGCTATCAATTGGCGATGGCCGTCCCGCCGAACGACAAGCTGCTGGTCAGTATCCTGGACAAAGTCCTGGCAGACATGAGCCCGAGTGAAATCAGTGCCATCCAGGAACATTGGGTCGGTAATGTCCTCGATCATCGAACCTTCTGGTCCGATGTGCTGATGTACGGCCTTCCAGGACTACTGCTTCTGATCGTCGTTCTGGCAGTGGTTATCCGGATCAACCGCCGACTGAGTTCGGAAATTGCCCGCAGGGTCGACCTGGAACAGGAGCTGCGCAGCAGCGAATACCATTACCGCGGGCTGGTGGAGAGTCTTTCAGCCATCGCCTGGGAAGCGCAGATCAGCGATTACACCTACAGTTACGTGTCGCCCCACGCCCAGGACCTCCTCGGTTATCCCCTGTCCCATTGGCTGATTCCGGGCTTCTGGCGCAACATCATCCACCCCGCGGACCTCACTCGGGCCCAGGCGTTCTGCGACCGTGAAGTGGCGGCCGGGCGCGATCACAGCGTCGATTACCGGGTCATCACCGCTGATGGCCGTTGCCTGTGGGTCCGCGATATCGTCAGCCTGATCGAACATGGCCGTGAACCGGTCCTGCGCGGGCTGATGATCGATATCAGCGAAGCCAAACGCACCGAAGAGGCGCTGCGCCTGTCGGAACAGAAGTTCGCCTCAGTGTTCCAGCAATGCCCGGATATTCTGGTGATCGCACGGCTTTCCGATGGCTGCCTGCTGGAAGTCAACGAAGCGTTCGAGGAACAGATCGGCCTCAAGGCCGAAGACGTCATAGGCCAGACGGCCACCGACCTGAACATCTGGGGCGTTCCTGGCGTGGGACCGGGTTTGCTGCAGCGATTGCAGGCCGGCAGTATCCGCAACCTGGAGATGCCCTTTCGCCGCAACAATGGCCAGGTGTTTACCGGCCTGATCTCTGCCGAGCCTTTCGACCTCGACACGACCCCGGCCCTGGTGGTCGTCGTACGAGACATCAGTCAGCTCAAGGAAACCCAGCAACAGCTGCAAACCTCCGAAGAGAAATTCGCCAAGGCCTTCCACGCCTCCCCCGACGGCTTGCTGCTGTCCCGGCAGAGCGACGGCTTGCTGCTGGAGGTCAACGAAGGTTTCAGCCGTATAACCGGGTTCAACAGTGCGATGTCGGTAGATCGGTCGGCGCTGGACCTGGGGATCTGGGTCAATCTCAACGAGCGCAAACAGATGCTCGAATTGCTGCACCGGGATGGTTTCGTCCGCGATTTCAGTTGCCACATCCGCCGCAAGGACGGGCAGATCCGGCTCTGCGAAGTTTCAAGCCGGCCACTGCCCATCGGCGATGAAGACTGCATGCTGACCATCGCCCGGGACATTACCGAGCGGCACCTGATGCAGGAAAAACTGCAACAGGCCGCCACCGTGTTCGAAAGCACCGCCGAGGGCGTCTTGATCACCGACACCCAACAGCACATCAGCGCGGTCAATCGGGCATTCACCGAAATCACCGGCTACAGCGAGACCGAAGCACTGGGCCACACCCCTCGCCTGCTCGCCTCGGGCCTGCACGACAGCGCCTTCTATGCTGCGATGTGGCATCAACTGACCGCCGAAGGTCATTGGCAAGGCGAGATTTCCAACCGGCGCAAGAACGGCGAGCTCTACCCGAGCTGGCTGACCATCAGCGCCGTGCGCAACCGGGACAAACTCATCACCCACTTTGTCGCGGTGTTCGCGGACATTTCCAGCCTCAAGCATGCGCAAGCCAAACTCGACTACCAGGCGCACCACGATCCGCTGACCGGCCTGCCGAATCGCACACTGTTCGAAAGCCGCCTGCTGACCGCGCTGAACAACCAGCAGGAAAACGGTGGCCAAGGCGCCGTGCTATTCCTGGACCTGGACCGTTTCAAACACATCAACGACAGCCTCGGTCACCCGGTCGGCGACCTGCTGCTCAAAGGCATCGCCGTACGCCTCAAGGAGCAGTTGCGCGATATCGATACCGTGGCGCGGCTGGGTGGCGACGAATTCATCATCCTGCTCCCCGGCCTGCAACAGGCCAGCGATGCCGACAACATTGCCACCAAGCTGCTCAATTGCTTCAGCGCCCCTTTCCAGGCCGGCGAGCACGAGTTTTTCATCAGCGCCAGCATCGGCACCAGCCTGTATCCCAAGGACGGCTGCGACGTTGCCACGCTGGTCAAGAACGCCGATGCCGCGATGTATCGCTCCAAGGCCAAGGGCCGTAACCGGGTTGAAAGCTACACCCGCGACCTCACCGCCCAGGCCAGCGAACGCGTGGCACTGGAGCATGAACTGCGACGCGCCATCGAGCGCAATGAGCTGTTTTTGTACTACCAACCCAAAATCAGCCTCAAGGATCATCGGCTGGTCGGTGCCGAAGCGCTGATTCGCTGGCATCACCCAACCTTTGGCGAT
The Pseudomonas sp. GR 6-02 genome window above contains:
- a CDS encoding bifunctional diguanylate cyclase/phosphodiesterase, which encodes MPRWSTVLFLLSLMTWTATAGALTLTDEERSWLAAHPELRLGVDASWPPFEFRDDHGRYQGLAADYINVIRQRLAIKLTPIEPVSWTEVLQQAKQGKLDILPGIMSTPERQTYLSFTRPYLDFPIVILAHVGGPQPRKLKDLYGLKIAVVENYAPHELLRTQHPDLNLVAMPNVSSALQALATDAVDAVVGDLASSVWSLRQLKLEGLYVSGETPYRYQLAMAVPPNDKLLVSILDKVLADMSPSEISAIQEHWVGNVLDHRTFWSDVLMYGLPGLLLLIVVLAVVIRINRRLSSEIARRVDLEQELRSSEYHYRGLVESLSAIAWEAQISDYTYSYVSPHAQDLLGYPLSHWLIPGFWRNIIHPADLTRAQAFCDREVAAGRDHSVDYRVITADGRCLWVRDIVSLIEHGREPVLRGLMIDISEAKRTEEALRLSEQKFASVFQQCPDILVIARLSDGCLLEVNEAFEEQIGLKAEDVIGQTATDLNIWGVPGVGPGLLQRLQAGSIRNLEMPFRRNNGQVFTGLISAEPFDLDTTPALVVVVRDISQLKETQQQLQTSEEKFAKAFHASPDGLLLSRQSDGLLLEVNEGFSRITGFNSAMSVDRSALDLGIWVNLNERKQMLELLHRDGFVRDFSCHIRRKDGQIRLCEVSSRPLPIGDEDCMLTIARDITERHLMQEKLQQAATVFESTAEGVLITDTQQHISAVNRAFTEITGYSETEALGHTPRLLASGLHDSAFYAAMWHQLTAEGHWQGEISNRRKNGELYPSWLTISAVRNRDKLITHFVAVFADISSLKHAQAKLDYQAHHDPLTGLPNRTLFESRLLTALNNQQENGGQGAVLFLDLDRFKHINDSLGHPVGDLLLKGIAVRLKEQLRDIDTVARLGGDEFIILLPGLQQASDADNIATKLLNCFSAPFQAGEHEFFISASIGTSLYPKDGCDVATLVKNADAAMYRSKAKGRNRVESYTRDLTAQASERVALEHELRRAIERNELFLYYQPKISLKDHRLVGAEALIRWHHPTFGDVPPEHFIPLAEENGMILQIGDWVLETACQQMYEWNQVYECLGPLSVNLAGAQLRQPNLLGRIEQLLKDNRLKPDFLQLEITENFIMSQAEEALTVLHQLKRLGVQLAIDDFGTGYSSLSYLKRLPLDILKIDQSFVRGLPDDPHDAAIVRAIIALGRSMQFTVIAEGVETHAQQQFLTAEGCEQIQGYIVSLPLSPDEFAATFLRIAVSDFSDSTAEKPSL
- the folK gene encoding 2-amino-4-hydroxy-6-hydroxymethyldihydropteridine diphosphokinase, translated to MSLTQVYLGLGSNIERESHLQAGLDALAGFLVDMRCSAVFESQPVGIKSGPFFNFVVSAYTDLPLMELDRRLKFIEADNGRYAPDRKGLPLDIDVLLFGDLVGNFDGLVLPRAEILKNAFVLWPLSLIAPDRVHPGVGKSFATLWSEARIDQVLAPVAFEWRGEQLTPSDML
- the plsY gene encoding glycerol-3-phosphate 1-O-acyltransferase PlsY produces the protein MFWSLAIFAYLLGSLSFAILLSRLTGNPDPRMSGSGNAGATNMFRLAGKKLAILTLLGDLCKGLLPVLVAGAMGLSLQEQAWIGVFAVIGHLFPLYFRFRGGKGVATAAGMLLGLYPPAALLAVCAWLLTFYLTRTSSLAALIATPLTLPLLAWQEPAALLPMSALTGLIVWRHRGNLRDLFAGRERHF
- the dnaG gene encoding DNA primase, which translates into the protein MAGLIPQSFIDDLLNRTDIVDVVSSRLQMKKAGKNYTACCPFHKEKTPSFSVSPDKQFYYCFGCGAGGNALGFIMDHDNLDFPQAVEELAKAAGMEIPREESGRPHKPRQPTDSPLYPLLTAAADFYRQALKSHPARKAAVDYLKGRGLTGEIARDFGLGFAPPGWDNLFKHLSSDTLQQKAMIDAGLLVENAETGKRYDRFRDRVMFPIRDSRGRIIAFGGRVLGDDKPKYLNSPETPVFHKGQELYGLYEARKNNRNLDEIIVVEGYMDVIALAQQGLRNAVATLGTATSEEHLKRLFRVVPNVLFCFDGDQAGRNAAWRALEATLPSLQDGRRARFLFLPEGEDPDTLVRSEGTDAFRARINQHAQPLADYFFQQLTEESDPRSLEGKAHMATLAAPLIDKVPGANLRILMRQRLTEITGLSGEAVSQLVQSAPQEAPPAYDPGIDYDAMPDYSDYHQPQVQEMYVPQQEWTPKKTGAGGKKWDKKPWDKNGKRGGDRDQPRAPRVPAAVEPPTLAALRTLLHHPQLAEKVEDAGHFAAEDHTNTQLLVALLEAVQKNPKLNSFQLIARWHGTEQGRLLKALAEKEWLIDGDNLEQQFFDTITSLSARQRERNLEQLLRKARQSELSAEEKNQLRDLLSRNVCASNPTSTGA
- the rpsU gene encoding 30S ribosomal protein S21; its protein translation is MPAVKVKENEPFDVALRRFKRSCEKAGVLAEVRSREFYEKPTSERKRKAAAAVKRHAKKVQREQRRAVRLY
- the folB gene encoding dihydroneopterin aldolase produces the protein MDRVFIEGLEVDTVIGAYDWERGIRQCLRLDLSFAWDNRPAAAGDDLTLALDYASVSSRIQAFAEQAQFQLVETFAERLTEVLMSEFKITWMHLKLTKPGAVPAAKGVGVEIERGCR
- the tsaD gene encoding tRNA (adenosine(37)-N6)-threonylcarbamoyltransferase complex transferase subunit TsaD, which translates into the protein MLVLGLETSCDETGVALYDSERGLLADALFSQIDLHRAYGGVVPELASRDHVKRMLPLIRQVLAEADCVPTEIDAIAYTAGPGLVGALLVGASCAQALAFAWGIPALGVHHMEGHLLAPMLEPQPPEFPFVALLVSGGHTQLVQVDGIGQYTLLGETLDDAAGEAFDKTAKMMGLNYPGGPEIARLAAQGVDGRFVFPRPMCDRPGLAFSFSGLKTFALNTWQQCVSAGDDGEQARCDISLAFQQAVVETLTIKCKRALKQAGMKRLVIAGGVSANKALRTSLEKMLGDMRGDVFYARPEFCTDNGAMIAFAGCQRLRAGQHESLAISVQARWPMEQLSAL
- the rpoD gene encoding RNA polymerase sigma factor RpoD, which translates into the protein MSGKAQQQSRIKELITLGREQGYLTYAEVNDHLPEDISDPEQVEDIIRMINDMGINVFEVAPDKDSLMLADADTDEAAAEEAAAALAAVETDIGRTTDPVRMYMREMGTVELLTREGEIEIAKRIEEGIREVMGAIAHFPGTVDHILSEYTRVTTEGGRLSDVLSGYIDPDDGIAPPAAEVPPPVDPKAVKADDDTDDDDAEASDDEEEAESGPDPVIAAQRFGAVADQMEITRKALKKHGRYNKAAIAELLALAELFMPIKLVPKQFEGLVERVRSALDRLRQQERAIMQLCVRDARMPRADFLRQFPGNEVDESWSDALAKGKSKYAEAIGRLQPDIIRCQQKLTALETETGLTIAEIKDINRRMSIGEAKARRAKKEMVEANLRLVISIAKKYTNRGLQFLDLIQEGNIGLMKAVDKFEYRRGYKFSTYATWWIRQAITRSIADQARTIRIPVHMIETINKLNRISRQMLQEMGREPTPEELGERMEMPEDKIRKVLKIAKEPISMETPIGDDEDSHLGDFIEDSTMQSPIDVATVESLKEATREVLSGLTAREAKVLRMRFGIDMNTDHTLEEVGKQFDVTRERIRQIEAKALRKLRHPTRSEHLRSFLDE